Within Hyalangium ruber, the genomic segment GGGGCGGAGGGGTGGACGGGGCGATCCACCGAGCGGCGGGGCGGGAGTTGTTGGAGGAGTGCCGCGATCTGAGAGGTTGTCCCACGGGGGAGGCGCGAATCACCCAGGGCTACAAGCTGCGCGCGCGCCATGTCATCCACACGGTGGGCCCGCGCTGGCAGGGAGGAGGGCGAGGCGAAGCGGGGCAGCTGGCGCGCTGCTACCAGAGCGTCTTCGCATTGGTGGAGAAGCACGGCCTGCGCACGGTGGCCTTTCCGTCCATCTCCACGGGGATGTACGGCTATCCGATCGAGAAGGCCTCGCGCATCGCGCTGCGCGAAATCCAAGCGGCGTTGGAGCGGCTGCCCCAGGTGGAGAAGGTGACGGTGGTGCTCTTCACGCCGGGGGACCTGGAGGTGTACCGGAGGGCGCTGGCCGGCGAGCCCGAGCCGGCGGGTGGTCCGGGGCGATGATGTCGCCGGAGCGTCGCACGCGGGGGAGGACCTCGCGTTCCCGGCTGCAGGCGCTGGACGTGTACCTGTGCCGCGCGGAGGCGGAGCTGCTGGGGCGCCAGGAGGGACCTTGGAGCGAGGCGGCGTTCATCGACGTGGGCTTCGGGGAGCACCCGTGGACGACGCTGGAGAGCGCGGAGGCGTTCCGAGCGTTGAACCCCACGCTGAGCGTCACCGGAGTGGAGGCAGACGCGGGCCGGGCGGCAGCAGCGGCGGCGAGCCATGAGGAGGCGCGCACGCACTTCCGGCATGGAGGGTTCGACTGGGCGAGCGGGGCGGGCGAGCGGGCGCGGCTCGTGCGGGCGATGAACATCCTGCGCCAGTACCGTCCGGAGGACGTGGAGGCGGCGCATGCGGAGCTGGGGCGAGCGCTGTTGCCGGGAGGGCTGCTGGTGGAGGGCAGCACGGACACCCAGGGAGGCATCACGGTGGCGTACCTGCTGAGGCGAGGACCGGAGGCGCTGGAGCGCGAGGCGTTGCTCTTCCATACGGACTTCGGACAAGGCTTCGCGCCGCTGCTCTTCCGAGACTGGCTGCCCCGGGACTGGCGTCGGCATGTGCGACCGGGAGAGGCGCTCCACGGCTTCTTCACGGCCTGGACAGAGGCCTGGAGCGAAGCGAGAGAGCAAGGTGCGAGGGAGCCCCGGGATTCCTTCCGGGAGAGTGCGCGAGGTCTTGCCCGCGCATGGCCGGGAGTGAGCACCGAGCCCTGGTTGCTAGAGAACGGCTACCTGCGCTGGCAGCCCGCTGGCGGTGTACCCCGTCCCTCACGCTAGAGTCCGCGCCACGATGCGAAGGCCTCTCTCGTTCCTGGTCCAGCTCTTCCTCGTAGCGCTGCTTCTTCATGGGTGCGGTACCTCGGCGCCCAGCACGCGCGCATGGGCGGAAGTTCAGTCGGCTGAGGCCAGCGAATGCGAGGATCCAGGTGCTGACCAATGCATCGTGCTGGCGTGCGATGGTGAGCAGGGAGAGTGCGGTGCGTTCAGCTGCCAGGACATCGACTCGACGGCGGGAGCGCGAGCCTCCCTTGCTCACGGTGCGGAGCTGGCGCGCGGTGGTGGAGCGAGGCCTTCGCTGCGTGGGCCCGGGACCTCGCGCAACTGGAGGAACACGGGCCTTCGGAAGGGGGCCAAACCCCGAATGGCCTTCCACTTCAGGTACCGAGATGGCTTTCTCCCGGCCTTCCCGAGACTCGAAGGCAAGTTGGTCAAGCACCACCTGTTCCCCCAGGCTCCTGACCTCGCCACGTGGTTCAGGGCTCAAGGCGTCAACGTCCACGACTGGACGATGCTCATCCCCGAGCACATCCACTGGCGCATCCACAGTGGCTCGGCGCGAGGCGGGCTCTGGAATCAGGCCTGGCGAGAGTTCCGGGACGCCAGCCCCACGCGCCGTTACAAGAACGAGGAGTTGCTGGCCAAGGCCTTCGAGCTGGCCTACCGCTTCGATATCGTGGGGCCCATCGTGCCGTACGGTCACTCGCTCGTCCCGCCCGGGCCCCAGATGTTCGCCCCATGAAGTTCTATCGGCTCCGCGAAGACAGGGCCGCTCGGTACACCGGCGATCTGCACGCCGCGCACAGGTGGGTGTTGCCAGGCATCCAGCCCTGCGAGGCCTGCGGGCTTGGCGCGACGATTTCGGCGGCGCAGTACCCCTGCGTGGACCTCTCGGGCCTACCGGAAGAGGAGCAAAAGAAGCTCTTCGATCCGTGGCCCGTGTCGGCGGAGGAGTTCACCCGGTTGCGCGAGCGGGTGCGTCCGCTGGCTCCCCCGGGTGCGGTCCTGGAGTCAGGAACCGTATTTGGTCCGTTGACGGGGACGGGCTCCGGCCACTTCGGCCAGCTCTTCATGCAGAACTCCTGGTCGCTCTGCATGCGCCGCGAAGCGCTGGAGCGGTTGCAGGCCTTAGGGCTGCGAGGCCTTCACGGGGGCCCACTCAACGTGCGCTTCCGTGTGAAACGCCCCCCTGAGCTGATGGACCTGCAGCTCGAGTCGCGCGGCCAGCTCCACCCGGACTGCCTGTCGAAGAACCACGAGCCGCCGTGCGCCACGTGCGGGCGGGACAGGGGCCACAGCCTCCCGGAGCCTCCCATCTTGGCCGCGGCCTCGTTGCCCACGGATCTGGACGTGTTCCGGCTGGCCGATGCGTCCACGGTCATCCTCGCCAGCGAGCGCATGGCGGAGGCGGTGACACGGCTGGAACTGGATGGAGTGCTGTTCCGAGAACTGGAGGCCCGGTAGTTCCGACCCTGTCAAAGGGCGTGCCCCCCAAACCTGTCAGACAACCAGACAGGTTCGGCCAGAGCGCGCCCAGAGCATGTCCTCGAATCGGTGAAACCCCCGTGGCCGCGGGCCCAGGGAGAGCGGGACGGCCGGCGCGGGAGGACCCGTCCGCTGACGGGGGGCCCCGCGCCGAGACGAGGGACCCGCGACCTGTACCCCGAGAATGTGCGCCCGTGCCCTACACCCTAGGGTGCGCGGCCCGCATATAATGATGCGGGAGTACTGGCGGCCGCCTGTGGCTCCCTCCCCGGCCACAGCGGCCGAAGCTCGGCGTCGACCTCGGGCTCCGGCTCCCCCGTGCCCATCCGCACCCGCCGCACGAGCCCAAACAGCGGCTCGCACATCAGCGCACACCCAAACCAGAAGGGCGCATAGTCCAGGCGGATCAACCCCTGCACGCTGAACCACGAGGCCGAGTAGTCCCAGGGACAAACCCCCAGCACGGCCACCAGCACCGCCCCGGTGACGTACTCCACCGCGAAGCACACCAGCATGCCCACCGAGGCCCGCATCAACCGCGACATCCCCGCCCGCTGCATCACCACCACCAACCGCTCACCCAACAGAAGTCCTGCCCCCCAGATGGGGTGCATCCACAGGTACGAATAGCCGCGCAGCCGGATGTCCCCCGCCCCCGTGGCCAGATCCACCACCGAGGTGAAGAGGCACTCGATGCACCAACCCACCAGCCCGTAGACGACGAAGCGCGCCAGGGGGCTCAGTTGCTGCCCGACCCCCCCCGCCTGCCCCGTGCTCCCATCGCGCCCGCCGCTCATCCCAGGCCTCCCCTCGAACCTTGAGAGGAAAATGGGTTCCCACCCCGGAACACCGCAAGGTGTACCTCCCGGCAAACTTGCGCCAAAAAGGAATTCCCGGGCAGACTGTTCGCCCCTACTCGTTTCGCCCGGAGTCAAAAGCCATGTCCCAGGACACTCCCAAGCGCGGCCTCAAGCGTCCCGTCGAGGTGGTTCGCGCCGAGCTGCTCAAGGATCCCGACACCAAGCGGATCGCCAAGGCGGTGGGCATGGAGCTGGAGGCGTACGTGGAGCTCGTCCTCGAGTACGCCCAGGACAAGGACAAGCAGCCGATGATCAAGGTGGTGGAGGACGAGGAGCTCCACGCCGCCGGCTTCAAGACGCTCACCAACGAAGAGGCCGCCAAGCTGCTGACCAAGGCCGCCCGCGGCGAGATGGGCGTCAACGAGGAGTACGAGAAGTCGGAGTTCTCCCAGGGCAAGGCCGCCAAGGGGCCCTCGCTCACGGGCGGCGCGGGCAGCAGCGAGGGGCTGAAGGCTGATCCGTCGCTGCAGGATCAGGTCAAGAAGGGCAATGGGGGCAAGGCCTAGGGCCGGCCGATCAAAAAAGAAACTCGGGGAGGAAACCTTTTTACCTACCCCCCGACAATCTCTTTGTACCCTCACCCTACTTAAACCTTCCGAAAGAGAGTCAAATCATGGGCAAGATCGTCGAGGCCGCTACGAAGTTCGTTGAGAAGGCCGCGAAGACCGTTGGCGATGTGGCTGGCAAGGTGAAGGAAGTCGCCAGCGGCGTTGTCAGCGTGGCCGAGAAGGCCATGAGCTTCCTCAGCAAGCCGATGGAGGCCATCACCAAGCCGGTGAAGGATCTGGTCGGCGGCGCGCTGAAGAACCTGCCCTTCGGCCTGGACAAGGTCCTGGGCCCCATCGCCGACAAGGCCATCGACGGCGCCGCCTCGTGGCTGTCCGGTCCGGTCAACGCCGTGGTGGGCCTGGTGAGCAAGGCGCTGCCCACGGTGAAGAAGATCGCCGACTGGGCGGAGACCATCCAGGGCGTGTCCAACCAGGTCGGCGCGCTCAACAACCCCCAGGCGCAGTCGAACTTCCAGAACCAGATGGCGTACGCGCAGGGCCAGATGGTCAACTAGTCCTCGCCCTCACGGGCTGATGGCATGACGAGGGCCGGTCCCAGAAACAGGGGCTGGCCCTTCGTCATTTCAAGGGTTTGCCAGCGTGTGGACGTCCCGCAGCAGCCGCGAGAAGGCCTCGTCATCCGCGCTGTCGTAGTAGCCGCGAATCTTCCCGGTCGCGTCCACCAGCACGAAGTGGTTGCCGTGGAAGATGCCCATCACGTCGGCCTCGTCCATGTTCTCTCGGCCCATGGAAATCTTGAAGCTGTTGACGACGGTGTCCTTGAGCCGCTCGTAGTCGCCAGTGAGGAAGCTCCAGCGGGCGGCGTTGGCGCCGTGGCGCTGGGCGTACTCGGCCAGGCGCTCGGGGGTGTCGTAGGTGGGGTCCACCGAGAAGGAGACGAGCTGCAGCGCCGGGCCGTAGGCCTCCGTCTCCTTCTGGAGGTGGGCCATGCGGCGGGTGAAGGCCGGGCAGACGGTGGGGCAGCGGGTGAAGATGAAGTTGGCGACGAAGGGCTTGCCCCGGAGCTGGGCCAGGCCCCAGGGCTGCCCACTCTCACGGGTGAAGGTGAAGTCAGGCAGGGCGTCCAGCTCGGGCAGGGGGGCGGAGCGGGCGCGCAGCACGCCAAAGGCCACCGTGCCCAGGCCGAGCAGCAGCACGGTGAGGGCGGCCCAGAAGGCGGGGTGGCGGGTGAGCGGCGAAGGCGTCCGGGCGGGGAGGGCGGCGGGGGTATCGGCGGCCATGGCGTGGGCTCGGGACGTAACGGATGTGGCGGGGGAGTACAAGTGAACGGTTGACGCACCGCGCGGCGAGGGCGGGCGCCGTGCCTGGCCGGCCGGCTGACCACTGCCGCACAGTCGCTGCCTTCTGAAGTCCCCGGGGGGGTCGAGATGGCCTACGACTGCCTTGCCCGAAGCGGTTCCAGGGGAGGGCGGCGATGACGATTCGCGCGAGGATGGTGCTCTTGGGAGCGGTGGCGAGCAGTCTCGTCACGGCCCTGGTCCTGCAGCTGCGCGCCGGCCCGGCGCCGGGCGGCGGGCTGTCGGTGGGCCTGTCGCTGGGAGTGCTGGCGGTGCTGGCGGTGGGAGCGTTCCTCCTCTTCCGGCCGGTGTACCAGGAGCTGCGCGGGCTGCGGGCGGCGGAGGAGACGGTGCGCACCCGCACCGCGCAGCTTGAGGTGGCCAACGCGCAGCTGGCCGACAGCCTGCGCCGGCTGCAGGCCACGCAGGCGCAGCTGGTGTTCGCCGACCGGCTGGCCTCCATGGGGCAGCTGGCGGCGGGGGTGGGGCATGAAATCAACAACCCGCTGGCCTACGTGCTCAGCAACCTGCACTACCTGCACAAGGAGCTGAACCGCACGAAGGGCGCGCCCTCGGAGGAGGAGCGCGCCGAGCTGCTCACGGCGGTGGCGGACGCGCGCGAGGGGGCCGAGCGGGTGCGCGTCATCGTCCAGGACTTGAAGATGCTGTCGCGGCCGGACGAGGTGAGCAGCGGGCGGGTGGACCTGGAGGCGGTGCTGCGGCGGGCGATGAAGCTGGCGGCGCACGAGGTGGGGCGGCGGGCGCGGCTGGTGGAGGCGCTCAACGAGGTGCCGTGGGTCCTCGGCAGCGAGGCGCGGCTGGGGCAGGTGTTCCTCAACCTGCTGCTGAACGCGGCGCAGGCGATTCCGAAGGGGAAGGTGGAGGAGCACGCGGTGCGGGTGGTGGCGCGGCGGCAGGGGGCCGAGCGGGTGGTGGTGGAGGTGAGTGACACGGGGTGTGGAATCGCGCCGGAGAACCTGGAGCGCATCTTCGATCCGTTCTTCACCACCAAGCCGGTGGGCGAGGGCACGGGGCTGGGACTCTCGGTGTGCCACGGCATCATCCGCTCATACGGCGGGGAGATTCACGTGGAGAGCACCCCGGGGCGGGGCTCGACGTTCCGGGTGAGCCTGAGGGTGGCCCCGGAGGTGACGGTCGAGCGGGAGCCCGGCGTGGAGCGGCACGAAGCGAGCTTGTCCGCCTCGGCGTGAGCGCGCCGAGGGCAGGCGAGAGGCCTCGAGTCACCCGGGCGCGGGCGGGCAGGCGGGCCATCGCCCCGGAGCGCGAGGGCCGCGAGTCCGCTTGAGAGGGCCCAACGCGCGTGCTACCCGATAAGGGTCCGCCGATGCCCTGCCTTCGTCCCAGCCCTGCTGTCCGTCCTGTCGCCCCTGCTCGGAAGAGGGCCCGGGCCGACGTGAGTCCGCGTGCGCGGGCGGTGCGGCGGGCCTGGGCGCGCGGCATGGCGCGGCTGGCGGGGCTGCTGGGCGTGGCGTTGGTGCTGGCGCCGGCGTGGGCGCTGGCGTGCCCGACGTGCGCGGAGCGGGCGCCGGAGTCGACGGGGCGCTCGGCCCTGCTCGTGGGGGGCATGTTGCTGTTGCCCTTCCTGCTGGTGGCGTTGGGGGTGTGGGCCGCGTGGCGGGCGGCACGAGGTGACGCGAAGAGGGGCCGGTGATGGACGCCGCCTCGGGACGCACGTTGGCGCTGCCCGAGGACGCGAGCGCGCACGGCCATCGCATCGACGCGCTGCTGGCGACGAACCACCGGCTCGAGGGGCTGCTGGCGCTGGTGGTGTTGGGGTGGTTGGCGCTGGCGGTGTGGCGCTTCCACAAGGCGCGGCGGGCGGCGGCGGACGGAGGCACGCGGCGCAGCCGGACGCTGGTGCTGGCGCTGGCGCTGGTGACGTTCGGGGTGGTGGACGGCACGCTCTTCGTGCGCTCGCTGGGGTACGTGGACGAGGTGCTGTGGAACTTCGAGGTGCCGGTGAAGCACCCGGACACGGTGCGGCTGGAGGTGAACGCGCGCCAGTGGACGTGGGAGGCGCGCTACGCGGGAGAGGACGGGCGCTTCGGCACGGCGGACGACGTGGTGACGTGGAGCGACGTGCGGGTGCCGGTGGGGGTGCCCGTCTGGGTGCAACTGTCCTCGACGGACGTGGTGCATGGGCTGGCGCTGCCGAACTTCCGGGTGAAGCTGGACGCGGTGCCGGGAAGGGTGAACCAGACGTGGTTCCAGGCGGCGCGCGAGGGCACGTGGGAGGTGGCGTGCTACCAGCACTGCGGCACGAGCCACTACAAGATGCGGGGCACGCTGACGGTGATGGCGCCCGAGGCGTACCGGGCGTGGCTGCGCGAGGCGAGCCGGCAGGCGACGCGGGCGTATGACGCGGCGGACTCGGCGGCCCACTGGGGCTGGGCGTGGAAGGAGGCGCCATGAAGGCGTTGCTCTCCACGGACCACAAGGTGGTGGCGCGGGCCTACCTCTGGGCGGGGCTGGGGTTTCTGGGCGTGGGCGGGCTGATGGCGATGCTCATCCGCTGGCAGTGGGGCTGGCCGGGGAGGCCGGTGCCAGGGCTGGGGTGGGCGCTGCCGGAGTCGGGCGGAGCGCTCACGCCGCCGGCGTACACGGGCCTGTTCACGATGCACGGGCTGGTGATGGTGTTCTTCGCCATCACCCCGTTGCTCATCGGAGCGCTGGGCCACTTCGTGATTCCGCTGGCGGTGGGCGCGCGGGGGATGGCGTTCCCGCGGCTGTCGGCGTGGAGCTTCCGGGTGTTCGCGGCGGGCGGGGCGCTGGTGCTGGTGTCGTTCGGGGTGCGGCTGGGGACGGCGAGCGCGGGGTGGACGAGCTATCCGCCGCTGTCGGCGGCGCACGTCTTCACACCGGGAGTCGGACAGACACTGGTGATGGTGGGGGTGGTGTGCGCGGCGGTGTCGTCGTTCCTGGGCGCGGTGAACTTCGTGGTGACGGTGGTGCGGTGCCGGGCGCCGGGGATGGGGTGGGGGCGGCTGCCGCTAACGGTGTGGGGGCTGTTCTTCACCTCGGTGTTGAACCTGCTGTTCGTGCCAGTGGTGGCGGTGGCGACGGGGCTGGTGTTGATGGACCGGGTGGTGGGCACGCGCTTCTTCATGGCGGGCGCGGCGGTGACGGGCGGAGGGGGAGACCCGCTGCTGTACCAGCACCTGTTCTGGATGTTCGGACACCCGGAGGTCTACATCCTCATCCTGCCGGCGTGGGGGATGGTGGGGGACTTCGTGGCGTTCTTCAGCCGCAAGCGGGCGCACGGGTACCGGGGCACGGTGGTGGCGATGGGGGCGGTGACGGGGCTGTCGGGGCTGGTGTACGCGCACCACCTCTTCACCAGCGGCATGGCGCCGATGATGGGGCGAGCGTTCATGACGCTGACGCTGATCATCTCGCTGCCGGCGATGGTGATGTTCCTCAACTGGCTGATGACGGTGTGGCGCGGGAGCGTGCGGCTGACGGTGCCGATGGTGGCGGCGTTGGGGACGATGGTGGTGTTCGGGCTGGGAGGGCTGTCGGGCTTGGCGCTGGGAGCGGTGGCGACGGACATCCCGCTGCACGGGACGATGTGGGTGGTGGGACACTTCCACCTGACGATGGCGGCGGCGAGCTTCCTGGCGGTGTTCGCGGGGCTGTACTTCTGGTTCCCGAAGATGTTCGGCAGGCACCTGCACACAGGGCTGGCGATGGGGCACGTGGTGTCGAGCGCGGTGCTCTTCGTGGCGGTGTTCGGCGGGCAGTTGATGGCGGGGTACGCGGGGCAACTGCGGCGGCTGTATGACCCGTACCAGTACACGTTCCTGAAGCACCTGTTGTCGCTGAACCAGTGGACGAGCGTGGCGGCGTTCGCGCTGGGCTCGGCGCAGCTGTTGTTCGTGGTGAACCTGGTGTGGACGCTGAGGCGAGGGCGAGTGGCGGAGGCGAACCCCTGGCAGGTGGGGACGCTGGAGTGGACATGCGCGCCGAGCCCGCCGCCGGAGGACAACTACGCCGAGGTGCCGGAGGTGCTGCGAGGGCCGCACGAGCTCTCGCAGCCGGAGGTATACGAGCGGCTGGGGCGTGACTGGATCGGCCAGGCGGAGGCGCTGCCCGAGGAGTCGAAGGCATCGACACCCGAGGCGCAGCCAGCGCTGGGAGGCGCGGGATGAAGCCCACGGCCTCCCAGGCAGACGCCGAGACACAGTGGTTCGGAGTGGTGGTGGGGCTGGGCGCGTGGACGATGCTCTTCGCGGCGCTGGCGTTCACGGTGGGCTACTTGCGGATGCGTGAGCCGTGGCCCTCGGAGGGGACGCTCTCGCTGCCGAGGCTCCTGCCGGCGCTGAACCTCCTCCTCTTGGTAGGGGGAAGCGCGCTGATGCACGCCGCGCTCCAGCGCCTGCGACGAGCACCGGACACGCGGGGCGCGGCCCTGCTGCGGTACGTGGGGGGAGCCCTCGGACTGGGCGCGGCCTTCCTGGGCCTTCAGGCGGGGCTGGCGAGAACGCTCTGGGAAGCGGGCTTGCGGCTCCCATCGGGAGGAGCGCAGGCCTCCGCCTTCTATGGGCTGATGGGGATACACGCGACGCACGCGCTGGTGGGACTGGTGGGGCTGACGGGAGTCGCGGTGGCGCTCCATCGGGGGAAGAGCAACACCCAGCCCTTGCGCCTGTGGGGGCTCTACTGGCACTTCGTGACGTGTACGGGATGGCTCTTCTACGGGGCGGTGTACCTGCCATGAACGCGAGACACGGGCTGCTCACGGCGCTGGCGCTGCT encodes:
- a CDS encoding putative ABC transporter permease, producing MSGGRDGSTGQAGGVGQQLSPLARFVVYGLVGWCIECLFTSVVDLATGAGDIRLRGYSYLWMHPIWGAGLLLGERLVVVMQRAGMSRLMRASVGMLVCFAVEYVTGAVLVAVLGVCPWDYSASWFSVQGLIRLDYAPFWFGCALMCEPLFGLVRRVRMGTGEPEPEVDAELRPLWPGREPQAAASTPASLYAGRAP
- a CDS encoding O-acetyl-ADP-ribose deacetylase, with the translated sequence MRDARLELVQGDITKVEADALVNAANSSLLGGGGVDGAIHRAAGRELLEECRDLRGCPTGEARITQGYKLRARHVIHTVGPRWQGGGRGEAGQLARCYQSVFALVEKHGLRTVAFPSISTGMYGYPIEKASRIALREIQAALERLPQVEKVTVVLFTPGDLEVYRRALAGEPEPAGGPGR
- a CDS encoding cytochrome c oxidase subunit II; the encoded protein is MDAASGRTLALPEDASAHGHRIDALLATNHRLEGLLALVVLGWLALAVWRFHKARRAAADGGTRRSRTLVLALALVTFGVVDGTLFVRSLGYVDEVLWNFEVPVKHPDTVRLEVNARQWTWEARYAGEDGRFGTADDVVTWSDVRVPVGVPVWVQLSSTDVVHGLALPNFRVKLDAVPGRVNQTWFQAAREGTWEVACYQHCGTSHYKMRGTLTVMAPEAYRAWLREASRQATRAYDAADSAAHWGWAWKEAP
- a CDS encoding double-CXXCG motif protein — its product is MKFYRLREDRAARYTGDLHAAHRWVLPGIQPCEACGLGATISAAQYPCVDLSGLPEEEQKKLFDPWPVSAEEFTRLRERVRPLAPPGAVLESGTVFGPLTGTGSGHFGQLFMQNSWSLCMRREALERLQALGLRGLHGGPLNVRFRVKRPPELMDLQLESRGQLHPDCLSKNHEPPCATCGRDRGHSLPEPPILAAASLPTDLDVFRLADASTVILASERMAEAVTRLELDGVLFRELEAR
- a CDS encoding SCO family protein, whose amino-acid sequence is MAADTPAALPARTPSPLTRHPAFWAALTVLLLGLGTVAFGVLRARSAPLPELDALPDFTFTRESGQPWGLAQLRGKPFVANFIFTRCPTVCPAFTRRMAHLQKETEAYGPALQLVSFSVDPTYDTPERLAEYAQRHGANAARWSFLTGDYERLKDTVVNSFKISMGRENMDEADVMGIFHGNHFVLVDATGKIRGYYDSADDEAFSRLLRDVHTLANP
- a CDS encoding sensor histidine kinase, which gives rise to MTIRARMVLLGAVASSLVTALVLQLRAGPAPGGGLSVGLSLGVLAVLAVGAFLLFRPVYQELRGLRAAEETVRTRTAQLEVANAQLADSLRRLQATQAQLVFADRLASMGQLAAGVGHEINNPLAYVLSNLHYLHKELNRTKGAPSEEERAELLTAVADAREGAERVRVIVQDLKMLSRPDEVSSGRVDLEAVLRRAMKLAAHEVGRRARLVEALNEVPWVLGSEARLGQVFLNLLLNAAQAIPKGKVEEHAVRVVARRQGAERVVVEVSDTGCGIAPENLERIFDPFFTTKPVGEGTGLGLSVCHGIIRSYGGEIHVESTPGRGSTFRVSLRVAPEVTVEREPGVERHEASLSASA
- a CDS encoding cytochrome c oxidase subunit 3; this encodes MKPTASQADAETQWFGVVVGLGAWTMLFAALAFTVGYLRMREPWPSEGTLSLPRLLPALNLLLLVGGSALMHAALQRLRRAPDTRGAALLRYVGGALGLGAAFLGLQAGLARTLWEAGLRLPSGGAQASAFYGLMGIHATHALVGLVGLTGVAVALHRGKSNTQPLRLWGLYWHFVTCTGWLFYGAVYLP
- a CDS encoding methylase, with the protein product MMSPERRTRGRTSRSRLQALDVYLCRAEAELLGRQEGPWSEAAFIDVGFGEHPWTTLESAEAFRALNPTLSVTGVEADAGRAAAAAASHEEARTHFRHGGFDWASGAGERARLVRAMNILRQYRPEDVEAAHAELGRALLPGGLLVEGSTDTQGGITVAYLLRRGPEALEREALLFHTDFGQGFAPLLFRDWLPRDWRRHVRPGEALHGFFTAWTEAWSEAREQGAREPRDSFRESARGLARAWPGVSTEPWLLENGYLRWQPAGGVPRPSR
- a CDS encoding TIGR02269 family lipoprotein, coding for MRRPLSFLVQLFLVALLLHGCGTSAPSTRAWAEVQSAEASECEDPGADQCIVLACDGEQGECGAFSCQDIDSTAGARASLAHGAELARGGGARPSLRGPGTSRNWRNTGLRKGAKPRMAFHFRYRDGFLPAFPRLEGKLVKHHLFPQAPDLATWFRAQGVNVHDWTMLIPEHIHWRIHSGSARGGLWNQAWREFRDASPTRRYKNEELLAKAFELAYRFDIVGPIVPYGHSLVPPGPQMFAP
- a CDS encoding cytochrome c oxidase subunit I, with amino-acid sequence MKALLSTDHKVVARAYLWAGLGFLGVGGLMAMLIRWQWGWPGRPVPGLGWALPESGGALTPPAYTGLFTMHGLVMVFFAITPLLIGALGHFVIPLAVGARGMAFPRLSAWSFRVFAAGGALVLVSFGVRLGTASAGWTSYPPLSAAHVFTPGVGQTLVMVGVVCAAVSSFLGAVNFVVTVVRCRAPGMGWGRLPLTVWGLFFTSVLNLLFVPVVAVATGLVLMDRVVGTRFFMAGAAVTGGGGDPLLYQHLFWMFGHPEVYILILPAWGMVGDFVAFFSRKRAHGYRGTVVAMGAVTGLSGLVYAHHLFTSGMAPMMGRAFMTLTLIISLPAMVMFLNWLMTVWRGSVRLTVPMVAALGTMVVFGLGGLSGLALGAVATDIPLHGTMWVVGHFHLTMAAASFLAVFAGLYFWFPKMFGRHLHTGLAMGHVVSSAVLFVAVFGGQLMAGYAGQLRRLYDPYQYTFLKHLLSLNQWTSVAAFALGSAQLLFVVNLVWTLRRGRVAEANPWQVGTLEWTCAPSPPPEDNYAEVPEVLRGPHELSQPEVYERLGRDWIGQAEALPEESKASTPEAQPALGGAG